The proteins below are encoded in one region of Microscilla marina ATCC 23134:
- a CDS encoding PP2C family protein-serine/threonine phosphatase, whose translation MTEPVILCVDDEEIVLESLEIELSEKFGNDYVIEIAQGAEEALEIVEELIDEGREITVVISDYIMPEVKGDELLRKIHEMSPRTIKIMLTGQASMEGVTNAINNARLYRYITKPWQKEDLSLTISEANRTFFQDKLLEEQNKRLVEKNDQLKELNSTLEQKVEERTTEIVHQKAELEKKNNNITASIRYAQRIQNAILPNISEIQREYLKPFIFFRPRDIVSGDFYWFSHNEETNQLIIAAADCTGHGVPGAFMSFIGIEQLTEIVTIKKVTQADEILNQLHQGVLKVLQHGDGSVKDGMDIALCVINLDSKTMDFAGAKNPLIYIQDGHLKQIVGDKLAIGGNYLDQTTFTKQTIDVSTLTTCYLFSDGFQDQFGGPKGRKFMKHNFRELLYIIHHRPVENQEQILNDTLNHWISFPVKYGEAHKQIDDIVVVGFQIDL comes from the coding sequence ATGACAGAACCTGTAATATTATGTGTAGATGATGAAGAGATTGTTTTGGAAAGCCTTGAAATCGAGCTTTCTGAAAAATTTGGGAACGACTATGTAATAGAGATAGCACAAGGAGCTGAAGAAGCCCTTGAGATTGTAGAAGAACTCATTGATGAGGGAAGAGAGATTACTGTAGTTATTTCAGACTATATTATGCCTGAAGTAAAGGGAGATGAACTACTACGTAAAATCCATGAAATGTCTCCCCGTACCATTAAAATTATGCTTACCGGACAAGCTAGTATGGAGGGCGTAACCAACGCCATTAACAATGCCCGCCTCTATAGGTATATCACAAAACCGTGGCAAAAAGAAGATTTATCTCTTACTATTTCAGAAGCTAATCGCACTTTTTTTCAGGATAAATTGCTCGAAGAGCAAAACAAGAGGCTTGTAGAAAAAAATGATCAACTCAAAGAACTCAATAGTACTTTAGAACAAAAAGTAGAAGAAAGGACGACAGAAATTGTCCACCAAAAAGCTGAGTTAGAGAAAAAAAACAATAATATAACCGCAAGTATCCGGTATGCACAACGTATCCAAAATGCCATACTACCTAATATCAGTGAGATACAAAGGGAATACCTCAAGCCCTTTATTTTTTTTCGTCCTCGTGATATTGTAAGCGGTGATTTTTATTGGTTTTCACATAATGAAGAAACAAATCAGTTGATTATAGCAGCAGCTGATTGTACTGGGCATGGGGTACCAGGTGCATTTATGAGCTTTATAGGCATAGAACAGCTTACAGAAATAGTAACAATAAAGAAAGTTACTCAGGCAGATGAAATATTGAATCAACTACATCAAGGGGTACTCAAAGTTCTTCAACACGGAGATGGTTCGGTCAAAGATGGAATGGATATAGCTTTGTGTGTTATCAACCTTGATTCTAAAACGATGGATTTTGCTGGAGCAAAAAACCCTTTAATATATATACAAGATGGTCACCTAAAGCAGATAGTAGGTGACAAACTTGCCATTGGAGGTAATTACCTAGATCAAACAACTTTTACGAAACAAACTATAGATGTATCCACCCTTACTACTTGTTACCTATTCTCAGATGGTTTTCAAGACCAGTTTGGGGGACCAAAGGGTAGAAAGTTTATGAAACATAATTTTCGCGAATTACTTTACATTATTCATCATCGTCCAGTAGAAAATCAGGAACAAATTCTAAACGATACCCTCAATCACTGGATCAGTTTTCCTGTGAAGTATGGCGAAGCACACAAACAAATAGATGATATAGTGGTAGTAGGATTTCAAATTGACCTTTAA
- a CDS encoding response regulator: MNNKVILCVDDDEIILNSLEMQLKEHLGDHYMYEFAENADDAMEILDELENDGYQTLLVVSDWLMPGLKGDNLLIKIHERFPNVVKIMLTGQADEEAVERSRKEANLFACLGKPWETNDLISTIKRGLQTAV; this comes from the coding sequence ATGAATAATAAAGTGATACTTTGTGTAGATGATGATGAGATTATTCTCAATAGCCTTGAAATGCAACTTAAAGAACATTTAGGCGACCACTACATGTATGAGTTTGCCGAGAATGCAGATGATGCGATGGAGATTTTAGACGAATTGGAAAACGATGGTTACCAAACTTTGTTGGTAGTTTCAGACTGGCTCATGCCTGGGTTAAAAGGAGATAATCTCCTTATAAAAATCCATGAAAGGTTTCCTAACGTAGTAAAAATTATGCTTACCGGACAAGCCGATGAAGAAGCAGTAGAACGTAGCCGGAAAGAAGCTAATTTATTTGCCTGCTTAGGCAAACCTTGGGAAACTAATGATTTGATAAGTACAATTAAACGTGGGTTACAAACAGCAGTATGA
- a CDS encoding tetratricopeptide repeat-containing sensor histidine kinase produces the protein MRAFFIALILFSPIVGHAQTPEIDSLERILPAMSDDTSKVQVLNRLTWKLRDIDLNRALQYGKRSLDIVHALQYKAKHAEILSFLGIIYRNLGDYASAFEYYHRALRIAKKNQQGIQIGYSYNNIGEVFKFQKRYDEAVENMKNAIKVFVKLGNKSGEAYGYLRMGETFQEQKKYDEALKAFFKVKQIRESTKKKKSLDVALNRIGVVYNLQAKYEKALDYLNQALDMNIKDKNLRGISDMQNDIAEVYLNQKNYTKAIEYAQKGLKGATSIPAHPIMQHSTKILNEAYANQNDFIKAYRYQKQYIDITQSLLNEENARRIQALQTNYQIEKKQTELDLKSKENRLLKIEQKENELRKELVYLLVGGLILTLGLVVAVIIGIFQKQKANKLLHIKNEQLIESEQIERAQTAQMKATNDELKTAQQELQIALEKEQQSHIELENAHEELKATQSQMIQSEKMAALGQLIAGVAHEINTPLGAIRSSIESVASALKDTLQKLPDLLTVLTPQEQALFMSLLDTSMNQTNVITLKEKKQLRKALIEKLKIHEVPDARKAADILVNLRAEESYEDFLSLLKHAHSNLILHTSNKLSNILRGTSNIELAIRKAHKIVFALKNYAYRNPQEVKVQSDIKQGIETVLTLYHNHLKQGIHLERDYHENIPQIWCYPDELNQVWTNLIHNALQAMDFKGDLTVGIHNQNNRLEVIIADTGSGIPADIIDKIFDPFFTTKPAGEGSGLGLDIVRKIVQKHDGDIQVQSTAGVGTAFTVWLPLPATTT, from the coding sequence ATGAGAGCTTTTTTTATCGCTTTAATACTATTTTCCCCCATTGTTGGACATGCTCAAACTCCTGAAATAGACAGTTTAGAAAGAATTTTACCAGCCATGTCTGACGACACCTCAAAAGTTCAGGTACTGAACAGACTTACTTGGAAACTCAGGGATATAGACCTAAACAGGGCATTACAATATGGCAAACGCAGCTTGGATATTGTACACGCACTTCAGTACAAAGCTAAACATGCTGAAATACTTAGTTTTTTAGGAATTATATATCGTAACCTTGGTGATTATGCCAGTGCGTTCGAGTATTATCATCGTGCCCTCAGAATAGCAAAAAAAAACCAGCAAGGCATTCAAATTGGCTATAGTTACAACAATATAGGCGAGGTTTTTAAATTTCAAAAACGGTATGATGAGGCCGTAGAGAACATGAAAAATGCCATTAAAGTATTTGTAAAATTGGGAAATAAAAGTGGAGAGGCTTATGGATATTTACGTATGGGAGAAACTTTTCAAGAACAAAAAAAGTATGATGAAGCACTGAAAGCATTTTTTAAAGTAAAACAAATAAGGGAGTCTACTAAAAAGAAAAAATCGTTGGATGTTGCCCTTAATCGAATTGGAGTAGTATACAACCTTCAGGCAAAGTATGAAAAAGCACTTGATTACCTCAATCAAGCGCTGGACATGAATATCAAGGATAAGAATTTGAGAGGTATTAGCGACATGCAAAATGACATTGCGGAAGTATACCTTAACCAAAAAAACTATACAAAAGCCATTGAATATGCCCAGAAAGGCTTAAAGGGCGCTACAAGTATACCTGCCCACCCTATTATGCAACATAGTACTAAAATACTCAATGAAGCCTATGCTAATCAAAATGATTTTATCAAAGCCTACAGGTACCAAAAACAATACATAGACATTACACAAAGTTTGTTAAACGAAGAAAATGCTCGGCGAATTCAAGCATTACAAACCAATTATCAAATAGAGAAAAAACAAACAGAACTTGATCTAAAAAGTAAAGAAAATCGATTATTGAAAATAGAGCAGAAAGAAAATGAGTTAAGAAAAGAGCTAGTATATCTACTGGTTGGCGGCCTAATACTTACCTTGGGTTTAGTGGTAGCGGTCATTATAGGCATATTTCAGAAACAAAAGGCTAACAAGTTGTTACATATAAAAAACGAGCAATTGATAGAGTCAGAGCAAATAGAACGTGCTCAAACCGCACAAATGAAAGCGACCAACGATGAGTTAAAAACTGCTCAACAAGAGTTACAGATAGCATTGGAAAAAGAACAACAAAGTCACATTGAGCTCGAAAATGCCCACGAAGAACTCAAGGCGACTCAGTCGCAAATGATTCAATCCGAAAAAATGGCTGCATTAGGTCAACTTATTGCGGGGGTAGCCCACGAAATCAATACACCCTTGGGAGCCATTCGCTCTTCTATTGAAAGCGTAGCTTCTGCTTTAAAAGACACTTTACAAAAACTTCCAGATTTACTCACAGTACTTACCCCACAAGAACAAGCCCTCTTCATGAGTTTGTTAGACACATCTATGAACCAAACGAATGTAATTACGCTCAAAGAAAAAAAACAACTACGCAAAGCACTTATTGAAAAACTGAAAATCCATGAGGTACCCGATGCTCGTAAGGCAGCAGATATTCTTGTAAACCTAAGGGCAGAAGAGTCTTATGAAGACTTTCTGAGTTTGCTAAAACATGCCCATAGCAACCTTATATTACACACATCGAATAAGCTATCCAATATATTAAGAGGTACAAGTAATATAGAACTGGCTATAAGAAAAGCACACAAGATCGTATTTGCACTAAAAAATTATGCTTATCGCAACCCACAGGAAGTAAAAGTACAAAGTGACATAAAACAAGGCATAGAAACTGTACTTACACTTTACCACAATCACCTAAAACAGGGCATACATCTTGAGCGTGATTATCACGAAAATATACCGCAAATTTGGTGTTACCCTGATGAATTGAATCAAGTATGGACAAATCTTATTCATAATGCGCTACAGGCAATGGATTTTAAGGGTGATCTAACCGTGGGTATACATAATCAAAATAATCGTTTGGAGGTAATCATAGCTGATACAGGCAGTGGTATACCCGCAGACATTATTGATAAAATATTTGATCCTTTCTTTACTACCAAACCAGCTGGCGAAGGAAGTGGCTTAGGACTGGATATAGTTCGTAAAATTGTGCAAAAACACGACGGAGATATTCAGGTACAGAGTACGGCAGGTGTGGGCACCGCTTTTACTGTGTGGCTACCTCTACCAGCTACTACCACCTAA
- a CDS encoding KTSC domain-containing protein, which yields MTRFKRVHIHSSLITSVAYDAFSKVLEVVFCRGGIYEYANVDKQEYQNLLNSKSVGLYFNGNIRNRKEERFIKVRD from the coding sequence ATGACAAGATTTAAGCGCGTTCACATTCATTCTTCTTTGATTACTTCAGTTGCTTACGATGCTTTTAGTAAGGTGCTTGAAGTAGTTTTTTGCCGTGGAGGTATTTATGAGTATGCCAACGTAGATAAACAAGAATATCAAAACCTGTTGAACTCTAAATCTGTAGGATTGTATTTTAACGGTAATATACGGAACAGGAAGGAAGAAAGGTTTATCAAAGTGCGAGATTGA
- a CDS encoding PAS domain-containing protein yields the protein MKINIRIKLLLNFLLVGIVPLIILMFLGFWFTGNLLRKKNFDQLNAIREYKKQTIEEYFQLVRNEIQYLSKNHTIVNAMREFKDSFHASAPTRLNENDIAKVKSYYKDKIFKKLGNNLSNFELNRLIPQDSTTLFFQRYYMAEMAGIKNDHPYHDVHTKYNQDITNFLKKFKYYDILLIDNETGHIIYSVDKEIDFATSLKTGPYSQSNIAKVFQEVKQAREPDFVKIYDFEQYTPSFMFPAMFIGTPVFDGKRNIGTLVFELSTKEIDRTMTNEHKWTEVGLGKTGESYIVGRDSKMRNDARAMIEDPKAFLKLLTKLKLNAGDLEKMKQFQSSILFQEIKTEAVKDAYLGRVDAKIATDYRNQRVLTSYTPLKIPDLEWFLVTQIDEKEVMQPMDSFARKAYQGVLILLIIILVITLLLSKNLSSPIKQLLEGTKNIQQGKLDTEVQVTSKDEIGDLAHSFNQMAQNIKEKNESLDEKRQKLETSNTALEARQWLSNGVIEFLPVLQRNDHNIEAMAEDILNHLTQYVDATQAAMYVAEADEHTTFLKLLAHRGHNEKFVTSHTKMPLGTGLAGTCAKDKEVMHLTPKEEEYDIITSATFNAKPTTLLLVPLLNNQRLVGVLEISYLRKITENEVAFVRRISERISLAVYNMKADILTQELLQEVKIQNEQLSAKEDALRKNSEELKNLNESLEEKVEAATKNIQEKNQQLLAQEEELRQNLEELNAINESLDQKVEERTRELKEKERILVQNLAKLKVSQREQHKLSLMLNNSDDFIVLTGIEGNVIYMNNAARAMKGVAQGADISHLTLMDFKVPDDTLDLIEEVIPIVAKEGIWKGELHQQHLGTDAMLNVETTVFPVKDPNTQEWICFTLIQSDITERKEAQNKLVQQEEELRQNAEELQALNESLEKRIQEATQDIQEKNQRLLAQEEELRQNIEELNSLNESLDDKVAQRTQELVDKEKLLQKNLHNLREAQIEQQKLATMIDNSDDMIAMAGFDGKVLYMNRQARKVWGISVDANVSTLKIDDLELKNAKGKKVSIFNNIFPKVAEQGVWKGEFIQRSVITGEDINIDSKIFTVIDENTQQPICIATIQRDITDRKKSQAKMKAAFEESKRSRELIQAVIDATPDWISVKDRNYQYILCNRSFARAFNRTKKQVLGEDDYSLGFPKHLIEGDEAQGIKGFREDDRRVFEYEHFIQNTNDPGIMIHGELRFFDTQKLPLFDSTGQVYAVLSIARDFTDRKIFEDKLQSKNVEITQQQQNIRASISYAKRIQNALLPHRKHIKESLPDSFILFKPRDIVSGDFYWFAHTEAKPLYEEVSSFQGIEKVLKGFRNEKIVIAAVDCTGHGVPGAFMSLIGNDILNNAVIQHETTEPDQILTKLNEGVKKSLKQQENADSRDGMDIALCTIDLDARTVEFAGAKNPLVYIQNGQVNEIKGSKFSIGGRERGTERTYDKHTIDASEPTTLYIYSDGYQDQFGGPNKQKFMKKRLRELLLEIHQKPMEEQKQILDDTLAQWMKEGNERQIDDVLVIGIRI from the coding sequence ATGAAGATCAACATACGAATAAAGTTACTTTTAAACTTCTTGCTGGTAGGCATAGTGCCTCTGATCATTCTTATGTTTCTGGGATTTTGGTTTACAGGCAATTTATTGCGTAAAAAAAACTTTGATCAACTGAACGCCATTCGCGAATACAAAAAACAAACCATAGAGGAATACTTTCAACTGGTACGCAATGAGATTCAGTACCTATCAAAAAATCACACTATTGTAAATGCAATGCGTGAATTTAAAGATTCATTTCACGCTTCTGCACCAACACGTTTGAATGAAAATGACATAGCAAAGGTAAAAAGCTATTATAAAGATAAGATTTTTAAAAAATTAGGAAACAATCTTAGCAATTTTGAACTAAACCGCCTTATTCCTCAAGATTCTACCACACTTTTTTTTCAAAGGTATTATATGGCCGAAATGGCTGGGATAAAAAACGATCACCCCTATCATGATGTCCACACCAAATACAATCAAGACATTACCAATTTTCTGAAGAAATTTAAATACTATGACATTCTGTTGATTGACAACGAAACTGGTCATATTATTTATTCGGTAGACAAAGAAATTGATTTTGCTACCAGCCTCAAAACAGGTCCTTACTCTCAAAGTAATATAGCCAAGGTATTTCAGGAAGTTAAACAAGCCCGTGAACCAGACTTTGTCAAAATATACGATTTTGAACAATACACACCTTCCTTTATGTTTCCTGCCATGTTTATAGGTACACCAGTGTTTGACGGTAAAAGAAACATAGGGACCCTGGTATTTGAGCTATCAACCAAAGAGATTGACCGCACAATGACCAATGAGCATAAATGGACAGAGGTAGGGTTAGGCAAAACGGGGGAAAGTTATATTGTAGGCAGAGACTCCAAAATGCGTAATGATGCCAGGGCAATGATAGAGGACCCCAAAGCATTTTTAAAATTGTTAACCAAGCTTAAGCTCAATGCAGGTGATCTTGAAAAGATGAAGCAATTTCAATCTTCTATTCTTTTTCAGGAAATAAAAACTGAAGCAGTGAAAGATGCCTACTTAGGCAGAGTAGATGCTAAAATTGCTACAGATTACCGAAACCAAAGAGTACTTACCTCTTATACTCCCCTCAAAATCCCTGATCTTGAGTGGTTTTTGGTCACCCAAATAGACGAAAAAGAGGTAATGCAACCTATGGATAGTTTTGCCCGAAAAGCATACCAGGGTGTCTTGATATTACTCATCATTATTTTGGTAATTACTCTTTTGTTGTCCAAAAACTTGTCTTCTCCGATCAAGCAATTATTAGAAGGAACTAAAAATATTCAACAAGGGAAACTTGATACCGAAGTGCAGGTAACCTCCAAAGATGAAATTGGCGATCTGGCCCATTCATTTAACCAAATGGCACAAAATATCAAGGAAAAAAATGAATCGCTGGATGAGAAACGCCAAAAGCTAGAAACATCTAACACCGCACTGGAAGCTCGACAGTGGCTATCAAACGGGGTAATAGAATTTTTACCTGTACTGCAACGCAACGACCATAACATTGAAGCAATGGCTGAGGATATTCTTAATCATTTGACGCAATATGTAGATGCAACGCAGGCAGCCATGTATGTAGCCGAGGCTGATGAACACACTACATTTTTAAAATTGCTGGCACACCGAGGACATAATGAAAAATTTGTCACCAGCCACACGAAAATGCCGCTAGGTACCGGGTTGGCAGGTACTTGTGCCAAAGATAAAGAAGTGATGCACTTGACTCCTAAAGAAGAAGAGTATGACATCATCACATCGGCCACATTTAACGCCAAACCAACCACCTTGCTGTTGGTACCTTTGCTCAATAACCAAAGATTGGTAGGGGTATTGGAAATAAGTTATTTGAGAAAAATCACTGAAAATGAAGTAGCTTTTGTGAGACGCATTAGTGAGCGTATCAGTTTGGCGGTATACAACATGAAAGCCGACATACTTACTCAAGAACTATTACAAGAGGTAAAAATCCAAAACGAACAGTTATCTGCCAAGGAAGATGCTTTACGCAAAAACTCTGAAGAGCTTAAAAACTTGAATGAATCGCTAGAGGAAAAAGTAGAGGCTGCCACGAAAAACATTCAGGAAAAAAATCAACAACTGCTGGCACAAGAAGAAGAGTTGAGACAAAATCTTGAAGAGCTCAACGCTATTAATGAGTCGCTTGACCAAAAGGTAGAAGAACGTACCAGAGAACTAAAAGAAAAAGAAAGAATACTGGTGCAAAACCTGGCAAAACTTAAGGTGAGCCAACGAGAGCAACACAAGTTGTCATTGATGCTCAATAATTCTGATGACTTTATTGTACTTACTGGCATAGAAGGCAATGTAATATATATGAACAATGCCGCCAGAGCTATGAAAGGGGTTGCACAAGGCGCAGATATTAGCCACCTGACTTTGATGGACTTTAAGGTACCTGATGATACTCTTGACCTAATAGAGGAGGTGATACCTATTGTTGCTAAAGAAGGGATATGGAAGGGGGAGCTTCACCAACAACACCTGGGCACTGACGCTATGTTGAATGTAGAGACTACTGTGTTTCCAGTAAAAGACCCTAATACCCAGGAGTGGATTTGTTTTACATTGATTCAAAGTGATATTACCGAGCGGAAAGAAGCCCAAAACAAGCTTGTTCAACAGGAAGAAGAACTCAGACAAAATGCAGAAGAACTTCAGGCCTTAAATGAATCACTGGAAAAAAGAATACAAGAAGCTACTCAGGATATTCAGGAAAAAAACCAACGTTTGCTGGCACAAGAAGAGGAGTTAAGACAAAATATAGAAGAGCTCAATAGCTTGAATGAGTCGCTAGACGACAAAGTGGCACAAAGAACCCAGGAACTGGTAGATAAGGAGAAGTTGTTACAAAAAAACCTTCACAACCTGAGGGAGGCTCAAATAGAGCAACAAAAGCTGGCTACTATGATTGATAATAGTGACGATATGATTGCTATGGCAGGCTTTGATGGTAAAGTACTGTATATGAACCGTCAAGCGCGTAAAGTATGGGGCATTTCAGTTGATGCCAATGTGAGCACTTTGAAAATTGATGACCTGGAATTGAAAAATGCCAAAGGTAAAAAAGTAAGTATATTTAATAACATATTCCCAAAAGTAGCTGAGCAAGGTGTCTGGAAAGGAGAGTTTATTCAACGAAGTGTCATTACTGGTGAAGACATTAACATAGATTCTAAAATTTTCACGGTAATAGATGAAAATACCCAACAACCTATTTGTATTGCTACTATCCAAAGGGACATTACTGACCGGAAAAAATCACAAGCCAAAATGAAGGCTGCCTTTGAAGAGTCCAAACGTTCGCGGGAGCTTATTCAGGCAGTAATAGATGCTACTCCAGATTGGATTTCGGTAAAAGATCGTAACTATCAATATATTTTGTGTAACCGTAGTTTTGCCCGTGCATTTAACCGCACCAAAAAACAAGTATTAGGTGAAGATGATTATAGCCTTGGATTTCCTAAGCACTTGATTGAAGGCGATGAAGCACAAGGAATTAAGGGTTTTAGAGAAGATGATAGACGAGTGTTTGAATACGAGCACTTTATTCAAAATACCAATGACCCAGGTATTATGATTCACGGCGAACTTAGATTTTTTGACACTCAAAAACTCCCTTTGTTTGATTCAACTGGGCAAGTATATGCGGTACTTTCTATTGCTCGTGATTTTACCGACCGTAAAATATTTGAGGATAAACTTCAATCAAAAAACGTAGAAATCACTCAACAGCAGCAAAATATAAGAGCAAGTATAAGCTACGCCAAAAGAATTCAGAATGCACTGCTCCCTCACCGAAAGCATATCAAAGAATCCTTGCCTGATTCTTTTATCTTGTTCAAACCACGCGACATTGTAAGTGGGGACTTTTATTGGTTTGCTCATACTGAAGCCAAACCTTTGTATGAGGAAGTGAGCAGTTTTCAAGGAATAGAAAAAGTGCTGAAGGGTTTTAGAAATGAAAAGATTGTAATTGCTGCGGTAGATTGTACTGGGCATGGGGTACCAGGGGCATTTATGAGTTTGATTGGCAATGACATATTAAATAATGCGGTAATTCAGCATGAAACTACTGAACCAGATCAAATTTTAACGAAGCTAAATGAAGGAGTAAAAAAGTCACTGAAACAACAAGAAAACGCTGATAGTCGCGATGGTATGGATATAGCCTTGTGTACCATTGATTTAGATGCACGCACAGTGGAATTTGCAGGAGCAAAAAACCCCTTGGTATATATTCAAAATGGGCAAGTGAACGAAATTAAAGGAAGCAAGTTTAGTATTGGTGGGCGAGAAAGAGGTACGGAACGAACATATGACAAACACACTATAGATGCCAGTGAACCTACCACCTTGTATATCTACTCTGATGGTTACCAGGATCAGTTTGGAGGACCTAATAAACAAAAGTTTATGAAAAAACGGTTGCGGGAGTTACTATTAGAAATTCACCAAAAGCCTATGGAGGAACAAAAACAGATTTTAGATGATACACTTGCCCAGTGGATGAAGGAAGGTAACGAACGTCAGATTGATGATGTATTGGTTATTGGCATAAGAATTTAA
- a CDS encoding peroxiredoxin-like family protein: MTLQEELDTLKAKAQSANGGETVLGHHDFVQDINNSGKLEQVPQLGDIAPPFMLPDDKGNIVSSNTLLEKGPLIISFFRGDWCVFCSLELRALQRSLAEFKKLGASLIGISPQSVSYSHMVADKRNVQYNVLSDEGNKIADSYGLMFSMPNQMINAFSAFGVDLKAINGSQSSVDVPVPATFVLNAEGRVVYRFVDADYTKRAEPAAIIASLMEINAQAA, encoded by the coding sequence ATGACTTTACAAGAAGAACTAGACACTTTAAAAGCCAAAGCGCAGAGCGCTAATGGAGGAGAAACAGTATTAGGTCACCACGACTTTGTCCAAGATATTAATAATTCGGGCAAGTTAGAGCAAGTGCCCCAATTGGGTGATATTGCGCCGCCCTTTATGCTACCCGATGATAAAGGAAACATTGTAAGTAGTAATACATTGTTGGAAAAAGGACCTTTGATTATTTCGTTTTTTAGAGGCGATTGGTGTGTGTTCTGTAGTCTTGAACTAAGGGCTTTGCAAAGGTCGCTGGCAGAGTTTAAAAAGCTGGGAGCAAGTTTAATAGGAATTTCTCCTCAAAGTGTATCATATTCACACATGGTCGCCGATAAAAGAAATGTACAATACAATGTGTTGTCAGACGAAGGAAATAAAATTGCTGATAGCTATGGATTGATGTTTTCTATGCCCAACCAAATGATCAACGCTTTTAGTGCGTTTGGAGTAGACCTTAAGGCAATCAATGGTAGCCAAAGTTCAGTAGATGTGCCCGTGCCGGCTACTTTTGTGCTCAATGCAGAGGGGAGAGTTGTATATCGTTTTGTAGATGCTGATTATACCAAACGTGCCGAACCAGCCGCAATTATTGCAAGTTTGATGGAAATCAATGCTCAGGCAGCTTAA